In Hoplias malabaricus isolate fHopMal1 chromosome 6, fHopMal1.hap1, whole genome shotgun sequence, a single window of DNA contains:
- the c6h6orf136 gene encoding uncharacterized protein C6orf136 homolog → MAVCRGGASFWVGCIRSHGRLQPLRKQNWSVWQTLDSQLNGTCRVLSSASWALAPPNSLRYQTVKKPSLSHPFHHACQPQRDRANNLEEELEETLCLCVLLKPSETNGQRTLVEVPLFGQVKLGDILTLVANRPAEFVFPLTTVDGRRDDDISIIGMSGTERMPEWELRERGSFRSLFENEGCPAPFILGSQFFCFHCPGMEPVSEVGVRMRIGHEACASTPASISLCCYAETENMERGPSERDMENEEKLALMYEKLRIELPSFFVKNHDYSIYSNDVVFINGLLNTKTRGRVAYQMTLMLWRLLCLCYYAEARLEVLKLTKHPEDCSIKARWRVRGLPFHNLLFRFYKKDKTQLYRTYDALSTFYLGSDGRIHCHKVEKLMQVQPPVLPKVTSLLAGALVALGIQEHRPALNLLPLFLSSFRHGRD, encoded by the exons ATGGCTGTTTGCAGAGGGGGTGCCTCTTTCTGGGTGGGCTGCATCAGAAGCCATGGCAGGTTGCAGCCATTAAGGAAACAGAATTGGAGTGTATGGCAG ACACTGGACTCTCAGTTGAATGGCACCTGCAGAGTCCTTAGCAGTGCTTCGTGGGCTTTGGCTCCCCCGAACAGCCTACGTTATCAGACTGTTAAAAAGCCGTCCCTATCTCATCCTTTCCACCATGCCTGCCAGcctcagagagacagagcaaaCAATCTAGAGGAGGAACTCGAGGAGACCCTTTGCCTGTGCGTGCTGCTGAAACCCAGTGAGACAAACGGGCAGCGTACCCTGGTGGAAGTTCCACTGTTTGGACAAGTCAAGTTGGGCGACATTCTGACTTTGGTAGCCAACAGGCCCGCTGAGTTTGTGTTTCCTTTGACCACCGTTGACGGGAGGAGAGACGATGACATTAGCATTATTGGAATGTCAGGAACTGAGAGAATGCCCGAGTGGGAGCTGAGGGAGAGAGGCTCATTCCGGAGTTTGTTTGAGAATGAAGGATGCCCAGCTCCGTTTATTTTGGGCTCTCAGTTCTTTTGCTTTCACTGCCCTGGGATGGAGCCTGTGTCTGAGGTTGGAGTTCGGATGAGAATTGGACATGAAGCATGTGCCTCTACACCtgcctccatctctctctgctGTTACGCTGAGACAGAGAATATGGAGAGAGGTCCCAGTGAGAGGGACATGGAGAATGAAGAAAAACTAGCCCTGATGTATGAGAAGCTTAGGATTGAg CTTCCTAgcttttttgtgaagaatcatgACTACAGCATTTATTCCAATGATGTTGTGTTCATCAATGGTCTTCTCAACACCAAGACtag aGGCAGAGTGGCGTACCAGATGACCCTGATGCTCTGGCGATTGCTGTGTCTGTGCTATTATGCAGAGGCACGGCTGGAAGTGCTGAAGCTAACAAAGCACCCAGAGGATTGCTCTATCAAAGCACGCTGGAGGGTCAGAGGACTGCCTTTCCACAATCTTCTGTTTCGATTCTACAAAAAAGACAAGACCCAGCTTTACAG gacTTATGATGCACTCTCTACTTTCTACCTGGGCTCAGATGGGCGTATACATTGTCATAAAGTTGAAAAG CTAATGCAAGTTCAGCCACCTGTGCTGCCCAAAGTGACTTCACTGCTGGCAGGGGCCCTAGTGGCTCTGGGAATTCAGGAACATCGACCTGCACTTAATCTACTGCcactcttcctctcttcctTCAGACATGGTCGAGACTAA